A window of the Haloquadratum walsbyi C23 genome harbors these coding sequences:
- a CDS encoding TATA-box-binding protein, which produces MSAPADSIEIQNVVASTGIGQELDLEALAEDLPGADFNPDNFPGLVYRTQEPKAAALIFRSGKIVCTGAKSINDVHDALGIIFEKLRGLSIPVDEDPEITVQNIVSSADLGHTLNLNALAIGLGLEDVEYEPEQFPGLVYRMDQPEVVILLFGSGKIVITGGKQTNDAAAAVEEIVERIEDLGLLN; this is translated from the coding sequence ATGAGTGCACCCGCAGACTCAATCGAGATTCAGAATGTGGTCGCATCGACTGGGATTGGACAGGAACTCGACCTTGAAGCACTCGCTGAGGACCTTCCGGGGGCAGATTTCAATCCTGACAATTTTCCTGGGTTAGTGTATCGGACACAGGAGCCAAAGGCAGCAGCACTAATTTTTCGCTCAGGAAAAATCGTCTGCACAGGAGCAAAGAGCATCAATGATGTGCATGATGCGCTTGGGATCATCTTCGAGAAGCTCCGGGGGCTCAGTATTCCTGTTGATGAAGACCCAGAGATAACTGTCCAGAATATTGTCTCAAGTGCAGATCTTGGACACACCCTCAATTTGAATGCACTGGCAATCGGGCTTGGATTAGAAGATGTTGAATATGAACCTGAGCAGTTTCCTGGACTCGTGTATCGAATGGATCAACCAGAAGTGGTTATTTTGCTATTTGGATCCGGAAAGATCGTTATTACCGGTGGAAAGCAGACGAATGATGCCGCAGCAGCAGTTGAAGAAATTGTCGAACGAATTGAGGATCTTGGTCTGTTAAATTAA
- a CDS encoding DEAD/DEAH box helicase encodes MGKKSKSDASVESAESIDTQTETAVETNDHPRSNKTETSDRLSTDQIYDIFEAARRPVVTASTIARYLSRNQATITEQLSTLIDSGVIDNITVDDDPVVYYPTSLSEMSTRERIVVFPDRREIVVDNPTQYTRAQLTQFAHLVDTTGERQPVDQHGPQVSEEMVDQDGISITDPEKTTIVEDEDAETDADTRAPRQPQSRGYLYRVRQEDIWQAPFDDLGSLISVIRSALPRRVPGLESWIETQWKRANRFRLFTHDDGYVVLEAASESLMGNIARQKLDEEQLIAPISDTQNWVRDGAEAAIKRTLYEAGYPVIDERELETGEPLAVTLEAELRSYQQDWVNNFLDQRAGVLVGPSGSGKTVTAIGALAAIGGETLILVPSRELASQWRAELIQHTDLNNDQIGEYHGGKKTVQSVTIATYQTAGMDRHRSLFDSREWGLIIYDEVHHIPAAVYRRSADLQTKHRLGLSATPVREDDKETEIFTLVGPPIGTDWSALFEAGYVQEPYVEIQYVPWKDELSQNEWANADGRDRRRLAAENPQKITTTKKLLGMHSDASALVFVEWLDHGEALADALDAPFVSGEMPHYRRDQVFESFRDDEISVLVISRVGDEGIDLPNAELAVVASGLGGSRRQGAQRAGRTMRPTGSAQVYVLATRGTTEEEFAQRQLRHLAEKGIRVTERDVAEEDV; translated from the coding sequence ATGGGTAAGAAGTCTAAATCTGATGCGTCTGTGGAATCTGCGGAATCTATAGACACACAGACCGAAACAGCGGTCGAGACGAATGATCACCCCCGGTCGAATAAAACCGAAACATCGGATAGACTTTCTACGGATCAGATTTATGATATATTTGAGGCTGCTCGTCGGCCCGTTGTCACCGCTTCAACCATTGCACGTTATTTGTCGAGAAATCAAGCAACAATAACAGAGCAATTATCGACGTTAATTGATAGTGGAGTCATTGATAATATTACAGTTGATGACGATCCAGTTGTATATTACCCAACATCACTTTCGGAAATGTCGACACGTGAACGCATTGTTGTCTTTCCAGACCGCCGGGAGATTGTAGTTGATAATCCAACACAATATACGCGTGCGCAACTCACTCAGTTCGCGCATCTTGTCGACACCACTGGCGAACGACAACCAGTAGATCAGCATGGACCACAGGTAAGTGAAGAGATGGTTGATCAAGATGGCATTAGCATAACTGACCCTGAGAAGACAACAATCGTTGAAGATGAAGACGCAGAGACGGACGCAGACACACGTGCCCCACGACAGCCTCAGTCGCGTGGTTATCTCTATCGTGTGCGTCAAGAAGATATCTGGCAAGCACCGTTTGATGATCTCGGAAGTCTCATCTCAGTGATTCGATCAGCACTTCCGCGGCGTGTTCCAGGATTAGAATCTTGGATTGAGACGCAGTGGAAGCGAGCGAATCGGTTTCGGCTCTTTACACACGATGATGGGTATGTGGTACTTGAAGCCGCGTCAGAAAGTTTGATGGGGAATATCGCAAGACAAAAACTTGATGAAGAGCAACTTATTGCACCAATCTCGGATACACAGAATTGGGTTCGTGACGGTGCTGAGGCAGCGATTAAACGCACGTTATATGAAGCTGGATATCCTGTAATCGATGAAAGAGAGCTTGAGACTGGAGAACCACTTGCAGTCACACTCGAGGCTGAACTTCGTTCATATCAACAGGATTGGGTTAATAATTTTCTTGACCAGCGTGCGGGTGTTCTTGTTGGACCCTCCGGGTCTGGCAAGACAGTAACAGCTATTGGTGCACTGGCAGCGATTGGTGGTGAGACGCTCATTCTTGTTCCTTCACGAGAACTTGCCTCGCAGTGGCGTGCAGAGTTAATTCAACACACTGATCTAAACAATGATCAAATTGGGGAGTATCACGGCGGAAAAAAGACAGTACAGTCAGTAACAATTGCGACCTATCAAACGGCTGGAATGGATAGACACCGATCATTGTTCGACTCACGTGAGTGGGGGTTAATTATCTATGATGAAGTTCATCATATCCCTGCTGCGGTGTATCGGCGGAGTGCAGACTTGCAGACAAAACATCGACTTGGGCTTTCTGCAACACCAGTCCGTGAAGATGATAAGGAAACAGAGATTTTCACACTTGTCGGTCCGCCTATCGGAACTGATTGGTCAGCACTGTTTGAGGCAGGATATGTACAGGAACCATATGTCGAGATTCAATATGTTCCATGGAAAGATGAACTCTCACAGAATGAGTGGGCAAATGCCGATGGTCGTGATCGCCGACGATTAGCCGCAGAAAACCCACAGAAGATAACAACGACAAAGAAATTGCTTGGGATGCATTCTGATGCGAGTGCTCTTGTGTTCGTTGAATGGCTTGACCACGGAGAGGCACTTGCAGACGCGCTTGACGCTCCATTCGTTAGTGGTGAAATGCCACATTATCGACGAGATCAAGTATTTGAGTCATTTCGTGACGACGAGATATCAGTACTCGTTATATCACGCGTCGGTGATGAGGGGATTGATCTTCCAAATGCTGAGTTGGCAGTTGTTGCATCAGGTCTTGGTGGTTCTCGGCGACAAGGTGCCCAGCGTGCAGGTCGGACGATGCGTCCAACAGGAAGTGCACAGGTCTACGTTCTTGCAACTCGGGGTACAACCGAAGAGGAGTTTGCGCAACGTCAGCTTCGACACTTGGCTGAGAAAGGGATCCGTGTGACAGAGCGTGATGTAGCTGAGGAAGATGTGTGA
- a CDS encoding HPP family protein: MRRRVGTSLYAGLLFTVLGVIAWGSGQPFIFPSLGPTAFVLAFDRRSERTQTYRVIGSHLIGGIAGLIVWTVVATGISITATPPPLSIEGFRLAASATVSIVLTSWAMIATDAIHPPACATTLIISLGLLSTPLRVGIIVGSVTILVLFHGGVLYVFKRIVGESHPLYREEKSD, encoded by the coding sequence ATGAGACGCCGAGTTGGAACGAGTCTGTATGCTGGGCTATTGTTCACGGTACTCGGCGTGATTGCGTGGGGAAGTGGTCAACCGTTCATCTTCCCAAGCCTTGGCCCAACCGCCTTTGTTCTCGCGTTTGACCGACGGAGCGAACGGACACAGACGTATCGAGTCATCGGTAGTCACCTTATCGGAGGAATTGCTGGCCTGATAGTGTGGACGGTAGTGGCGACAGGGATTTCTATTACTGCGACACCACCTCCCCTCTCTATAGAGGGCTTTCGCTTGGCTGCAAGTGCAACAGTTTCCATCGTACTGACCAGTTGGGCGATGATAGCCACTGATGCGATTCACCCACCCGCTTGTGCCACGACGCTTATTATCTCACTCGGACTGCTTTCGACACCTTTGCGTGTTGGTATCATTGTCGGTAGTGTTACTATTCTTGTTCTGTTTCACGGTGGCGTACTGTATGTCTTCAAGCGTATTGTTGGTGAATCTCATCCTCTATATAGGGAGGAGAAGTCCGATTGA
- a CDS encoding phage NrS-1 polymerase family protein yields MSFVKQLYYWCRGDQQLMDECFRASGRYGIRGQPTPKWDEQRGDRPMER; encoded by the coding sequence ATGTCCTTCGTGAAGCAACTCTACTACTGGTGCAGAGGTGATCAGCAGTTGATGGATGAATGTTTCCGAGCCTCTGGTCGATACGGTATACGCGGCCAACCTACTCCAAAGTGGGATGAGCAACGCGGTGACAGACCTATGGAGAGATGA
- a CDS encoding LysE/ArgO family amino acid transporter — MSLTAFTHGITLAIGLILALGPQNVFVFQQGALQPDISRALPTVLTAGLSDTLLILLGVLGVSAVVIEFAWLQTTLFGAGFVMLVYIGWTLYTAPAVEVNPHTQEFLGVREQVGFTASVSLLNPHAILDTVGVIGTNALAYTTPDRWVFTAGCLIVSWGWFSGLAITGRALGESANANLWMEYLNVVSAVIVWIVALYMGWQFIHLLAIV, encoded by the coding sequence ATGTCTCTCACTGCATTCACACACGGAATTACACTTGCTATTGGGCTTATCCTTGCACTTGGTCCTCAGAACGTCTTTGTCTTTCAGCAGGGTGCACTTCAACCTGACATTAGCCGAGCGCTACCGACTGTACTCACTGCAGGACTGTCTGATACACTGCTTATTTTACTTGGGGTACTCGGTGTGTCAGCCGTAGTGATTGAATTTGCGTGGTTACAGACCACTTTATTCGGAGCCGGATTTGTGATGTTGGTGTATATTGGGTGGACGCTCTATACCGCTCCCGCGGTTGAAGTGAATCCACACACACAAGAATTTCTTGGCGTTCGTGAGCAAGTCGGATTCACTGCATCTGTCTCATTGTTGAATCCACATGCAATCTTAGACACCGTCGGAGTAATTGGGACCAATGCGCTGGCATACACAACCCCAGATCGGTGGGTGTTCACCGCAGGGTGTCTAATTGTATCGTGGGGATGGTTTAGCGGATTAGCCATAACAGGTCGTGCACTTGGAGAATCAGCGAATGCCAATCTGTGGATGGAATACCTAAACGTCGTCTCAGCAGTCATTGTGTGGATTGTGGCACTATATATGGGTTGGCAATTTATTCACTTACTTGCGATTGTCTGA
- a CDS encoding arylsulfotransferase family protein, producing the protein MALERYLIYFCVCTIVISTGVIFIDFAGGSSNEQTADATLEQQSQLPFSERKQVVQSNKNTTVISDHPGDRLIAFAPDGRLLYYNDTFDRYHDVDPIANGSSTVEVVGVEYLDLDTTRQFVQRINLTTGNSEIVYTHIVPRTGGPHRWHDVDRLGPHRLVVADIYRDSVFIVNTTTEERVYEWHAQDNYPLSGGGSWPTDWTHLNDVEALADGRIMISLRNQDQVIFIQPGEGLIEDWTLGAESEYSSLYEQHNPDYIPKERGGPAVIVADSQNNRVVEYQRTNDSWQRSWQWSDTEMQWPRDADRLPNGHTLISDSNSGRILEINESGDIVWKITGVSNYEAERLGTGDESSGGSSAATLDLASQGTRDAKTSQFKSIVGLIKNFLRSILPAKIINAALIVIPSWMSPQSIGAVFSVAYY; encoded by the coding sequence GTGGCATTAGAACGATATCTTATATACTTCTGCGTTTGTACTATCGTAATTTCTACAGGTGTCATTTTCATCGATTTTGCTGGCGGGTCAAGCAATGAACAAACAGCAGACGCAACATTAGAGCAGCAATCACAGCTTCCATTCTCTGAGCGTAAGCAAGTCGTCCAGTCAAATAAAAATACAACCGTCATTAGCGACCACCCTGGTGACCGGTTGATCGCATTTGCACCCGATGGGCGCCTCCTCTATTATAACGATACGTTTGATCGGTATCACGATGTTGACCCGATTGCGAATGGTTCGAGTACTGTCGAAGTTGTCGGTGTTGAGTACCTTGATTTAGATACAACGCGCCAGTTTGTCCAGCGAATTAACCTGACAACAGGAAATTCAGAAATAGTGTATACGCATATTGTGCCACGAACCGGCGGTCCTCATCGGTGGCATGATGTTGACCGTCTTGGACCTCATAGATTAGTCGTCGCTGATATCTACCGGGATTCGGTGTTTATTGTCAATACAACGACCGAAGAACGCGTATATGAATGGCATGCTCAAGATAACTATCCTCTCAGCGGCGGTGGATCATGGCCGACTGACTGGACTCATCTCAACGATGTCGAAGCACTTGCTGATGGTCGAATTATGATAAGCCTTCGAAATCAAGATCAAGTCATATTCATCCAACCTGGTGAAGGGCTGATTGAGGACTGGACACTCGGTGCGGAGAGTGAATATTCGAGTCTCTATGAACAGCATAATCCAGATTATATTCCAAAAGAGCGGGGCGGTCCGGCGGTTATCGTTGCAGATTCACAAAATAATCGAGTCGTCGAATATCAACGCACAAATGACAGTTGGCAACGAAGTTGGCAGTGGTCGGATACAGAGATGCAGTGGCCACGTGATGCTGATAGACTTCCAAACGGACACACGCTGATTTCGGATTCAAATTCAGGTCGGATTCTTGAGATTAACGAGTCAGGCGACATTGTTTGGAAAATAACCGGTGTTTCAAACTATGAGGCTGAACGACTGGGGACAGGAGATGAAAGCAGTGGCGGATCCTCAGCAGCAACACTTGATTTAGCATCACAAGGAACGCGTGATGCAAAAACATCACAATTCAAATCGATTGTTGGGTTAATAAAGAACTTCCTCAGGTCTATTCTGCCAGCGAAAATAATTAATGCAGCGTTAATCGTAATACCATCTTGGATGTCGCCACAGTCAATTGGTGCGGTTTTCTCAGTAGCTTATTATTGA
- a CDS encoding RNA-guided endonuclease InsQ/TnpB family protein yields the protein MASTLARWSPLPQGFFSAGKLNHARREFERTRGNLQECGTQSAHRTLQEVSGREDEFVKHILHSVANRIVQEAIEHDCDGIIFEKLDGIRKELPEADWHSMWAFRKLKKFVEYKAEERGLFVDTVNPKNTSKRCNECECVRDGNRHGDEFECRRCGKQNHADYNAAKNVAELYLLRGHQPSRGRSLSQYDLKSGSRTPS from the coding sequence ATCGCTTCAACACTTGCGAGGTGGAGTCCCCTTCCTCAAGGCTTCTTTAGTGCAGGCAAACTCAACCACGCTCGGAGAGAGTTTGAGAGAACTCGTGGCAACCTACAGGAATGTGGAACGCAGTCAGCACACCGTACTTTGCAGGAGGTGAGTGGTCGGGAAGATGAATTCGTGAAGCACATCCTACACTCTGTGGCGAACCGAATTGTTCAGGAAGCTATTGAACACGATTGTGACGGAATTATCTTCGAGAAGCTGGACGGTATTCGAAAAGAGCTTCCAGAAGCTGACTGGCATTCGATGTGGGCATTCCGTAAACTCAAGAAATTTGTTGAGTACAAAGCGGAGGAGCGTGGATTGTTTGTGGATACAGTCAATCCGAAGAACACGTCGAAGCGATGCAACGAGTGCGAATGTGTTCGGGATGGTAATCGTCACGGTGACGAGTTTGAGTGTCGTCGCTGCGGGAAGCAGAATCACGCCGACTACAACGCAGCGAAGAACGTGGCGGAGTTGTATCTCCTACGAGGCCATCAGCCGTCTCGTGGGAGGAGCCTCAGTCAATATGATCTGAAGTCAGGGTCAAGGACTCCGAGTTAG
- a CDS encoding 2Fe-2S iron-sulfur cluster-binding protein, whose protein sequence is MTMSENTDSIPVIVIDTDTKTKITVSIGTNLRDALRNHDFSPYGRLSETLNCGGNGLCATCGVRVRVYNNQQNDIADTQIHTDDNDIMYPDSGPTPNHWHDRLAARFGYPRLSCQITVSEPLVVQLLPKKLLWGGRKTKTEVTDSMRTNDADSNYR, encoded by the coding sequence ATGACTATGTCAGAGAACACCGATAGTATCCCAGTAATTGTTATTGATACTGACACCAAGACAAAGATCACTGTCAGCATCGGCACCAACCTTCGCGATGCCCTCCGTAATCATGACTTCTCCCCGTATGGACGCCTGAGTGAAACACTCAATTGTGGTGGTAATGGTCTTTGTGCAACCTGTGGTGTTCGGGTGCGTGTCTATAACAATCAACAAAATGATATTGCTGATACTCAAATCCATACCGACGATAATGATATCATGTACCCCGACTCTGGACCTACCCCAAATCACTGGCATGACCGCCTTGCAGCTCGCTTCGGATATCCACGGTTATCGTGTCAAATAACTGTTAGTGAACCGCTAGTTGTGCAATTACTCCCTAAAAAATTACTTTGGGGCGGTCGCAAAACCAAAACTGAGGTCACTGATAGTATGCGTACCAATGATGCAGACAGCAATTACAGGTAG
- a CDS encoding SRPBCC family protein — MATYSRQTRIDAPLESVWDFHSQISGLEALTPSWMNLEIESVTGPDGTTNPDVLVAGSTIKMSMRPLGITPQQQWTSAITARKAGDGTAMFRDEMRGGPFSTWVHTHRFFADGTTTILHDEVRYEFPGGFLGDILSTFGVIGFEPMFRDRHQTTKKQLE, encoded by the coding sequence ATGGCAACGTATTCACGACAAACACGTATCGATGCACCACTGGAGTCAGTTTGGGATTTTCATTCACAGATCTCAGGATTGGAGGCATTGACGCCTTCTTGGATGAATCTTGAGATAGAATCTGTTACCGGACCTGATGGCACTACTAACCCAGACGTGCTTGTTGCAGGGTCAACAATTAAAATGTCGATGCGACCACTTGGGATTACGCCACAGCAACAATGGACATCAGCAATCACTGCCCGGAAAGCAGGTGACGGGACGGCGATGTTTCGCGATGAGATGCGTGGGGGTCCATTCTCGACATGGGTGCATACACATCGATTTTTCGCTGATGGAACAACGACAATTCTCCATGATGAAGTAAGATATGAGTTCCCAGGTGGATTTCTTGGAGATATACTCTCAACATTTGGTGTCATTGGATTTGAACCAATGTTTCGTGATCGACATCAGACGACAAAAAAACAATTAGAGTAA